DNA sequence from the Bacteroidales bacterium WCE2008 genome:
TCGCAGAAAATGACGTCATATCTTTCCTTTGCCGCAATCGCAAGGGCGGAAGGGCCGTCCTCGGCGACTTCTACGGTAAAACCTTCATCCATCAATATTTCTTTGAGAGAGTTTCTGATGGCTCTCTCGTCATCGACTACAAGTATCTTCATCTTTTCTTTCTCCTTTTAAAACCATGAGCCGGAGGCTCCGGGGCATGATATAGCAAATATCGGACAAAAATCTCGTAGTTACGAATAATTTTCCTAATTTTGTCTCCTAACATTCAGTAACTATGATTGTACCTGACATAATTATCGCCGTCGACGGCTTTTCCGGCACCGGAAAAAGCACGCTTGCGAAACTGATAGCCGAGGAATTTTCCTTCCTATACCTGGACTCTGGCGCCCTCTACAGGGGTGTCACGCTTTTTGCGCAGGAGAACGGCTATATTGACGGGAACAACAACATAGATCTGGATGGTCTCAAGGCTGCCCTGGACAAAGGTCTGGACCTTCATTTCGGCTCCGACGGCAAGACTTGCATAGGAGACCGCTGTATCGAGAAGGAGATCCGTTCCCTGAAGGTTTCATCTTCTGTCAGCCCTATCGCCACCGTTCCTTTCGTCAGGGCTTTCGTCGATGACAAACTCCATTATTTCGGGCGGAACGGCCGTGTCGTGATGGACGGCCGGGATATCGGTACGGCAGTCTTCCCTAACGCTCAGCTTAAGATTTTCGTAGTCGCCAAACCGGAAGTCCGTGCGCAGAGGCGTTTCGACGAACTGGTGGCCAAAGGCGAGAATCCTGTGATGGCTGACGTGGCCAGGAATCTGGAGGAGAGGGATTATATTGATTCTCACCGCGAGACTAATCCGCTCCGCAGGGCCGAGGACGCCTTCGTGCTTGACAATTCTGACATGAACCTGCACGAAGAGATCGTCTGGACGCAGGGCGTAATCCAAGGAAAATTCGGAATTCTCGAATAGATGCATCTAAGTGTTGAAATAGACCGCAAATCAGGATTCTGCGGGGGTGTGATCCGTGCTATCAGCAAGGCGGAGGACTTCCTTGAGGACAATCCGGGCGTGCAGCTTTATTCTCTCGGCTCGATTGTCCATAATGAGGCCGAGCTGGAGAGACTCAGGCGCAAGGGGCTGATCACTGTCGGACACGGAGAGCTCGCCTCCCTTAAAGGCAGGACTGTCCTGATCAGGGCTCACGGAGAACCGCCGCACACATACGCCGAGACGAGTGCGAACGACATCACTGTTATCGACTGTACCTGTCCGGTAGTGCTGAAGCTTCAGGAACATATCCGCGAGGCCTATGCCAGAATGGCCGCCATCGGAGGTCAGATAATCATCTTCGGAAAGGTGGGCCATGCCGAGGTGCTCGGACTTGTCGGCCAGACCGGAGGGAACGCCCTTGTCCTCCAGAATCTGGAAATGCTTGAAAAAGCTCTCTCTGAAGGTCAGATCAATACAGACGGTCCGATAGAGATATTCTCCCAGACCACCAAAAGTCCTGATGAGTACAAAGAACTCTGCAAGATTCTCGGATCCAGGATGACAGGGCCGCTTAAGATCCACAACACGATCTGCCGTCAAGTAGCTTCCCGCCACGAAGAACTCGCCAACTTCGCCAGAACCCACGATATCATCATATTCGTTTCCGGAAAGGAAAGCTCCAACGGAAAAGTACTTTACGATCTCTGCCGGCAGGCCAATGCCCGTACATACCGCATCGGCAATGAGAGCGAGATCGATGCCTCATGGTTCCGCGACGGCGACAGCGTCGGCATCTGCGGCGCCACCAGCACCCCAAAATGGCTCCTCGAATCCGTCGCCTCCTCCATCCTCGCGCTATAACATTTCCCTCGTCGAAGGTTCAACACGTCACCTAATGCTTCTGCGGCCGACTGACGGGCCGCCTCCGTCAGCGACAAAAGCACTGGAGGTCTGCTTAAAAATCGCAGACCACCGGCACCGCAGCCGGAATATACGCCCTCCGGCTGCTACAGATCGGGCGCTGCGGAAAACAAATTCGGAAGATTGCCCGGATTACCGGACATTCGTATTCGGAAACGGCGAGATTCCCTGATCAAGTGTAGATATGGGTCCAAACTCTGGACTCATATCTACGTTTACCCCCCTTTTTCGTTCATATGGGTCCAAGATTTGGACCCATATACACACCAGGTTCAGTGGCATTTCCTTTGGGAACGACGCCTGTTCTGGTAAACTATTTTCAGGACGACAACTGAACGGTGATTGTCAAGTAATTGATACACATCGAGATCCTTATTGTTTGGGGTATCCAAAACGGACACCCCAAACTGTAGGGAGATAACTATAAATCAGCGAATTAAGAATCACCAAATAGGGGTGTTGTATGCGGCCGGATAGCTGGACGCGAAAGAAGTCGGACGACGCACAGACGGCGTGGACCATTTGTATGCTGAGGGGGCAGCTTCCCTTAGTACAGTACGCTCAGTGGCATGGTGTTGCACCCTCAGTGCCGAAAAAACAAGGTTAAGGGTGCGGCATACCACAGTACAGGTCGCTCAGTGGCACGTTGCTGCACCCTCAGCGCCGGAAAATCAAGGTTAAGGGTGCGGCATACCACAGTACAGGTCGCTCAGTGGCACGTTGCTGCACCCTCAGCGCCGGAAAATCAAGGTTAAGGGTGCGGCACACCACAGTACAGGTCGCTCAGTGGCACATTGCTGCACCCTCAACGCTTTGTCCGATGGATTAGAGGGCTCGTTAAACAACGGCCTGTCAATTGTCCGGAAGTCGGACGGCACTGGACGGGTGACAGGGACGCCGCTGACCTTGGTGGCCAGGGGGTGATGGCGAGCTGGGAGTGAGATGTCGCTGGCCTGGTGGCCAGGGGGCCGGGGACGTGGCCCCCCTCGGCCACGGGGAGAGGGAGGGGCCCGCAAGATGCAAGTTATCGCGCAGCGATGACGCGGCAGATTGTGGGAGGGTACGGAGTGAGCGTCAGCGAACGTAGTTCCCCGGCCCCCTGCGCCAGCAGGACAGCGACGGCAAAGCCGGTGGATGCGACAGCGACCGAGCAGCTTTTCCGAACTTGACGGAGGCGGCCCGTCACCCGGCAGAGAGTGCGTTGATGGCGGGTGTCCTCTGGTCTCGGCGAGCGTGGCCACCCGCGGCGGAACAGAGCCGAGACCACGAGGATTCCCGCCAAAGCAGCGCTGGCGAGGAGAACGAAAAAAGGCAGCCGGATGGGCTGCCTTTGTATCGGTTGCGATGCAGGAGTTAGACTCTCTGGCCGTAAGAACGGTCGGTAGTGTTGACCGTGATAGTCTCGCCCTGGTTGATGAAGAGCGGAACCATGATCTTAGCGCCAGTCTCAAGAGTAACCTCCTTGAGAGCAGAAGTAGAAGCGGTATTACCCTTTACTGCAGGCTCAGCATAAGTAACCTCGAGAGTTACGTATGTAGGAAGCTCGCAAGTAAGGCAACGCTCCTCCGGCTCGGTCACGAACATCATCTCGACATGCTGTCCCTCCTTCATGAGGTCAGCATTCTCAACTACGTCCTTAGGAAGTGAAATCTGCTCATAGGTCTCCTCGTGCATGAAATTGAAACCATCCTCATCTCCATAGAGGAACTGGTATGGACGCCTTTCTACACTGATGGTCTCGATCTTGGCACCTGCTGTGAAGGTGTTCTCAAGGATACGTCCATTTTCAAGGTTACGGAGCTTAGTCTTAACGAAAGCAGGGCCCTTACCCGGCTTTACATGCTGGAACCATACGATAGAGCATGGCTTGCCATTAAAACTAAGATACATTCCGTTTTTAAAATCAGCTGTTGTTGCCATAAAAATTATAAAAAATTATTTCGAATTGTCTGACAATTATTTTTGCGCTGCAAAATTAGTAATTTGTACGTAATCGTGCAAATTTTCTATTTCTTACGAATAATGCTGAGCCCGTCACGCAAAGGCAAGATCACGACCTCGACCCTCGGATCACGCACCACCATGTCATTGAAAGCAGCAATTCCCCGGGTCTGCTTGTCGGAAGGAAGAGGATCCTGGTACAGCTTGCCATCCCATAGGACATCGTCAGCCAGAATGACACCGCCCGGACGGAGCAACGGAAGCACAAGCTCATAATAATCGCAATACTCCCTCTTGTTGGCATCCATATAGACCAAGTCATACGGCCCCGAAAGACGCGAAAGAGTCTCCTTGGCATCGCCGATATGCAGGCTCACCTTATCCGAAACGCCAGCCTTTGCAAAACCCTCCAGAATCAGGTCCTCCAGCT
Encoded proteins:
- a CDS encoding cytidylate kinase; translation: MIVPDIIIAVDGFSGTGKSTLAKLIAEEFSFLYLDSGALYRGVTLFAQENGYIDGNNNIDLDGLKAALDKGLDLHFGSDGKTCIGDRCIEKEIRSLKVSSSVSPIATVPFVRAFVDDKLHYFGRNGRVVMDGRDIGTAVFPNAQLKIFVVAKPEVRAQRRFDELVAKGENPVMADVARNLEERDYIDSHRETNPLRRAEDAFVLDNSDMNLHEEIVWTQGVIQGKFGILE
- a CDS encoding Predicted O-methyltransferase YrrM, whose product is MQTPEEKYLLEHTTPQSEALNWLQRQTNIRTNYPRMLSGAVQGRLLTLLVEMTGARNILEIGCFTGYSSISMAYGLPEDGHIDTLEINDELEDLILEGFAKAGVSDKVSLHIGDAKETLSRLSGPYDLVYMDANKREYCDYYELVLPLLRPGGVILADDVLWDGKLYQDPLPSDKQTRGIAAFNDMVVRDPRVEVVILPLRDGLSIIRKK
- a CDS encoding 4-hydroxy-3-methylbut-2-enyl diphosphate reductase — encoded protein: MHLSVEIDRKSGFCGGVIRAISKAEDFLEDNPGVQLYSLGSIVHNEAELERLRRKGLITVGHGELASLKGRTVLIRAHGEPPHTYAETSANDITVIDCTCPVVLKLQEHIREAYARMAAIGGQIIIFGKVGHAEVLGLVGQTGGNALVLQNLEMLEKALSEGQINTDGPIEIFSQTTKSPDEYKELCKILGSRMTGPLKIHNTICRQVASRHEELANFARTHDIIIFVSGKESSNGKVLYDLCRQANARTYRIGNESEIDASWFRDGDSVGICGATSTPKWLLESVASSILAL
- a CDS encoding translation elongation factor P (EF-P), yielding MATTADFKNGMYLSFNGKPCSIVWFQHVKPGKGPAFVKTKLRNLENGRILENTFTAGAKIETISVERRPYQFLYGDEDGFNFMHEETYEQISLPKDVVENADLMKEGQHVEMMFVTEPEERCLTCELPTYVTLEVTYAEPAVKGNTASTSALKEVTLETGAKIMVPLFINQGETITVNTTDRSYGQRV